A genomic window from Desulfovibrio sp. X2 includes:
- a CDS encoding sigma-54 dependent transcriptional regulator produces the protein MNSQYNVLVVDDEQSIVKLFKKELTTPERAVHCAGTGRQARDMVRKSQYEVVVLDLRLPDSSGLELLAEFRQRIPDVEVIIISGHGDIDSAVEAMKLGAYDYVTKPFNLDEVEIIIERAYQRVCLQRENRSLKHSQSRQRPAMLVGRSEAIKQIQFLIQKVAPTDVPVLITGESGTGKDVVAAAIHAHSERADKPLIIKNCATLQKELARSELFGHAKGAFTGATEAQDGLMSFANRGTLFLDEIGELPLGVQGSLLRVLESKAYRRVGEKDECQTDVRFLFATNRNLQSEVESGNFHEALLHRINVFNIHIPPLCERKEDIPLLVEYFLGRIMAMRTPCTVSEGAMNCLINYQWPGNIRELRNVIERSIILAEDGRITEQVLPMELLGKEKAPGNFLSMEAVERQHIHKVMQLCNRNRSQVAETLGISRKTLYRKLRQYDLE, from the coding sequence GTGAACAGCCAGTATAACGTCCTCGTCGTCGACGACGAGCAGTCCATAGTCAAGCTCTTCAAGAAGGAGCTCACGACGCCCGAACGCGCGGTGCACTGCGCGGGCACGGGCCGCCAGGCCCGCGACATGGTGCGCAAGTCCCAGTACGAGGTCGTGGTCCTCGACCTGCGCCTGCCGGACTCGAGCGGCCTCGAGCTTTTGGCCGAGTTCCGCCAGCGCATCCCGGACGTGGAGGTGATCATCATCTCGGGCCACGGCGACATCGACAGCGCCGTGGAGGCCATGAAGCTCGGCGCGTACGACTACGTGACCAAGCCCTTCAACCTCGACGAGGTGGAGATCATCATCGAGCGCGCCTACCAGCGCGTCTGCCTGCAGCGCGAGAACCGCTCCCTCAAGCACTCCCAGAGCCGCCAGCGGCCCGCCATGCTGGTCGGGCGCTCCGAGGCCATCAAGCAGATCCAGTTCCTGATCCAGAAGGTGGCGCCCACGGACGTGCCCGTGCTCATCACCGGCGAGTCCGGCACGGGCAAGGACGTGGTGGCCGCGGCCATCCACGCCCACAGCGAGCGCGCGGACAAGCCGCTGATCATCAAGAACTGCGCCACGCTGCAAAAAGAGCTGGCGCGCAGCGAGCTCTTCGGCCACGCCAAGGGGGCCTTCACCGGCGCCACCGAGGCCCAGGACGGCCTCATGTCCTTCGCCAACCGCGGCACCCTCTTCCTGGACGAGATCGGCGAGCTGCCGCTGGGCGTGCAGGGCTCGCTCCTGCGCGTGCTGGAGAGCAAGGCGTACCGCCGCGTGGGCGAGAAGGACGAGTGCCAGACCGACGTGCGCTTCCTCTTCGCCACCAACCGGAACCTGCAGTCCGAGGTGGAGTCCGGCAACTTCCACGAGGCGCTGCTGCACCGCATCAACGTCTTCAACATCCACATCCCGCCGCTGTGCGAGCGCAAGGAGGACATCCCCCTCCTGGTGGAATACTTCCTGGGCCGCATCATGGCCATGCGCACGCCCTGCACGGTGAGCGAAGGGGCCATGAACTGCCTCATCAACTACCAGTGGCCCGGCAACATCCGCGAGCTCAGGAACGTCATCGAGCGCAGCATCATCCTCGCGGAGGACGGCCGGATCACGGAGCAGGTCCTGCCCATGGAGCTTCTCGGCAAGGAGAAGGCCCCGGGCAACTTCCTCTCCATGGAGGCCGTGGAGCGGCAGCACATCCACAAGGTCATGCAGCTGTGCAACCGCAACCGCAGCCAGGTGGCGGAGACGCTGGGCATCAGCCGCAAGACGCTCTACCGCAAGCTGCGGCAGTACGATCTGGAGTAG